One segment of Chionomys nivalis chromosome 3, mChiNiv1.1, whole genome shotgun sequence DNA contains the following:
- the Chst12 gene encoding carbohydrate sulfotransferase 12, with the protein MTKPRLFRLWLVLGSVLMILLIIVYWDNVGTAHFYLHTSLSRPHILESLPTPGLGGENVFTSDVDEFLDTILSSDAKQKDHSRRKTEQPPVLTPSKPVLDHMEENVRGYDWSTHDAQQNPDRDRQQAERRSLLRDFCANASLAFPTKDRSFDDIPNYELNHLIVDDRHGVIYCYVPKVACTNWKRVMIVLSESLLDRGSPYRDPLDIPREHVHNTSTHLTFNKFWRRYGKFSRHLMKVKLKKYTKFLFVRDPFVRLISAFRSKFELENEEFYRKFAVPMLRLYANHTSLPASVSEAFSAGLKVSFANFIQYLLDPHTEKLAPFNEHWRQVYRLCHPCQIDYDFVGKLETLDEDAAQLLRSLKVDSQLHFPPSYRNRTASSWEEDWFANIPLAWRQQLYKLYEADFVLFGYPKPENLLRD; encoded by the coding sequence ATGACCAAGCCTCGGCTCTTCCGGCTATGGCTGGTACTGGGGTCGGTCCTCATGATTCTTTTGATCATTGTTTATTGGGACAATGTGGGCACTGCCCACTTCTATCTACACACGTCCCTATCCAGACCACACATCTTGGAGTCCCTGCCCACCCCAGGACTGGGTGGTGAGAATGTATTCACTTCCGATGTGGACGAGTTTTTGGACACAATACTTAGTTCCGATGCAAAGCAGAAGGACCATTCCAGAAGAAAAACTGAGCAGCCCCCCGTGCTCACCCCCAGCAAGCCGGTCCTGGACCACATGGAGGAGAATGTGAGAGGCTACGACTGGTCCACTCATGATGCCCAGCAGAACCCAGACCGGGACCGGCAGCAGGCTGAGAGGAGGAGCCTGCTGAGAGACTTCTGTGCCAATGCCAGCCTGGCATTCCCCACCAAGGACCGCTCTTTTGATGACATCCCCAACTATGAACTCAACCACCTGATCGTGGACGATCGCCACGGGGTCATCTACTGCTACGTGCCCAAGGTAGCCTGTACCAACTGGAAGCGAGTGATGATCGTGTTGAGTGAGAGCCTGCTGGACCGGGGCAGCCCCTATCGAGACCCCCTGGACATCCCCCGGGAGCACGTGCACAACACCAGCACGCACCTGACTTTCAACAAGTTCTGGCGCCGCTATGGGAAGTTCTCGCGACACCTCATGAAGGTCAAGCTGAAGAAATACACCAAGTTCCTGTTTGTGCGCGACCCCTTCGTGCGCCTCATCTCGGCCTTCCGCAGCAAGTTCGAGCTGGAGAACGAGGAATTCTACCGCAAGTTCGCGGTGCCCATGCTCCGGCTGTATGCCAACCACACAAGCCTGCCCGCCTCGGTGAGCGAGGCCTTCAGCGCCGGTCTCAAGGTCTCCTTTGCCAACTTCATCCAGTACCTGCTAGACCCCCACACCGAGAAGCTGGCGCCCTTCAACGAGCACTGGCGACAGGTGTACCGCCTCTGCCACCCATGCCAGATAGACTATGACTTCGTGGGGAAGCTGGAGACCCTGGATGAGGATGCTGCCCAACTCCTGAGGTCCCTCAAAGTGGACTCCCAGCTCCACTTCCCCCCGAGTTACCGGAACAGGACGGCCAGCAGCTGGGAGGAGGATTGGTTTGCCAATATCCCCCTGGCCTGGAGGCAGCAGCTCTATAAACTCTACGAGGCTGACTTTGTTCTCTTTGGCTATCCCAAGCCAGAAAACCTGCTCAGAGACTGA